TGGGTTGCATTTGGGAAGCTCCCATGAGCTGCCTCTCCGTGACAGGATCGTGTTTTCCCATTATTCATTAGCGACATTTGCATGTGTGACCTGCAAGTAAAGCCCACCTACATGCGGAATCTGTCGCTTTGCCTCCCAAAAGGAAATTCCCCAAAACCTGAGCGAGAAGCAGCAGCCGTCATCCTCCCAGCGAGCCCACGCACGGGCAGACGCTGAATGGTTTCTGACATGGGCTGGGATGCCTCAACTGGTTTTGCAGTGGCTGATTTATTAGTCATGCAGCCGGCTTGCTGCTTGTGTGATTTTGCTGCCCTGAGCTATAATTTCCAAAGGTTTGGACAAGAGCAGTGAGGAGTAATCCAGCAGAGATTTAACTTCAGGTTCTGCCTGGGTGAACCTGCTGGAAGCTGGTTGAGGAGCACCCTGGGTTTTTAAGGGGGTGCCTGGCTTGGGTAGGCAGAGCCACGAATACTAGAAAtaggatgtgattttttttttttttttttttttccaactgcattgcaagaaacaaagaaacactTTGGAGGTgcaagtggcttttttttttttgaaagcggGTTTTAGAGGCTGGATTCCTTGCCCTGGTTTGTATTGGGATGTCTCtactgctctgtgcctcagtgtcCCACTAACTGGTGGGTTTTGTGTTACCCGCCACTGCCGGTTACTGGTGTATAGAGGTGGTTTGGGGCAGGGACGTGGCATCCTGCACATTTTGCCTCTTGGCCGTCGGGAACATCTCCACCTACGCCATTGCTGCTAGCGTGAGCTCAGGATCTGCGCAGCCTCTTTGCTCCTGCATTTCCCAAGAAAAAGTAGAGCTGAACAGATGCAGTGTTACCCAATACGTAAAACAGCTAAAGCCTGTCTCTTCTGATTTCAGAATGTAACACAAacagtagaagaagaaaaacctgagCCTCCGACCATCCAGGAGAtcaaacagaaaattgaaaaatacaatgcaaaagtTACCAACTGCTTGTTGATGAAGCTGGTATGTGTGGGGCTCTATTTACCTAATATGCAGAAAGACTGATGCTGGTTTCTCTGGGCTGTGAACTGAGCCAGCCTGTAGGAAGGCGTCTCCAAGGCAAGAGGGTTTGTGGCTGTTGAGATGTTCTTATCTTCCTTACCtgatctgctttttcttctgctctgtccTGCTTGGGTTTCCTTAGCGTTAGTCACCGACACTTGAGGTAACCCTTCCCTGCCTCCATCCCATCTCGACTGGGAACGCTGGCACAGTAATTTCTGGCTAGTGTGTGCTACAAATGACTTGCCACAAATAGATGAGCCCATGTTGTTCTAGCGGGGATGAGTCATGGTAAAAACTCAGGCTGCGACACTGCAGTTCAGCAGCTGTCGCAAAGTGGATTTAGAAACACAAAGTGTATTTAGAAACACAAAGCCTTTCTCAAAAGAGATGCTTTTCTCCTCTCCACTGCCAGGCTTGCTTAAGCAGAGGTCTAAGAACCGCAGTGGGTGCCTTATATTTTGAAGCTTTGATTGCAGACTTGCTTATCACCACCTGTAAGTAAAGCCTTGATGATATGTGGTGAGAAGACAAGGAAATAACCTCTTTTACAAACTGGAGTACCGCAAAGGTACAAACTTCACAGGATCTTatagagagggggggaaaagctTCTTAAAGAGTGAAATAATTAAATTGTAGAACTTCCAAGAACAGCAGCTACGTAACTCCCTGCTGCTTGCTAACAtctgaaaataaactgaaatgtatttaaaatagtaGATCTTACAACCATTTCCTTTGTGAAGGCTGCACAGTAACTGCAGCTGGAATGTTTCGCCCATTGATTTTTATCAGCCCTTGGCTTATAGGAGTCATTTGGGACCCAAAAGTTACTCTTGAGTTACTTTGCTTGAGGCTTAGCAAAAATACAGTCTTGGGATTCGATACAGTCCTGGGACTCAACGGGGCTCAGCCGCTGGTGGTGGCCCTTTGGTGGGACCACAGGCCAGTGCTCCCGGCACCTGAGGTGGATCCCTTGGCTTGTTCCTGCCTGGCACCCACAGATGGACTGtacagagccaggcttttctctttgatttctgcatttttgcagAGCTGAGGGTAGGGTAAGGGAACCTGTTGTGAGACAGGCTGATCTTGAATGATGATTTATTACTTGATGTGAGAATCCCATAAGTGGGGAATAAAACGTGAGGAATATGATTGAGAGATCCTGCTGAACATGAGGGTAGAGACCTTCCCAGAGGTTTCAAATCCTCGCTTAAGTGCAACTACAAATTACATGTAATGGTTTCCATAACTGACTAGTAGCAGTGTTGGTTTTAAATAAGACAAGATTGCATAGACATGAGTCATTACCAAGTGGAAGGAACAGGAGAAAATCAATAGTGACTAACCTGAAATTACTGGTTACTTTTAACGTGATTAATAACAAACCCTCCAACTCCTAGCAGTACCGAGGGGTGGAAAGTCCTGCAGTCACCCCGCAGGCTGTACCACTGTAGACCAGAAAGCCCCTTGTAGTGGGGGGGAAGGACTGGAAAGGCTCCCTGGAGCCTGACCCCCTCTCCTTTGCTTTAGAACGACGATGGGACGTACACAGGTTTCATTAAAGTGCATTTGAAACTGCGCCGCCCCGTGACGGTACCGGCAGGGATCCGGCCGCAGTCCATCTACGATGCCCTCAAGGAGGTGAACCTGGCTGATATGACAGACAAGAGAACCTCGTTCTACTTGCCGCTGGATGCCATCAAGCAGCTCCACATCAGCAGCACGACCACGGTGAGCGAGGTGATCCAGGGGCTCCTGAAGAAATTCATGGTGGTGGATAATCCTCAGAAGTTTGCACTTTTCAAGGAGATGCGGAAAGATGGGCAAGGTGAGTTCGTACCCTCAGACCTGCCAGCTTTCCTGCGGCTGATCAGGTTTGCTTACTATTTTGTGTTGCAGAAACGAACCCAAAGCATTCTTCTAGGACTCAGTGGTGTGGCAGGTAGGAAATGTCTAAATTTCAGATGAATAAATGGCTGGACCTCCACAGGAGGTGATGCTACTTAAGTTAACAGGGAATTACTAGTTTCCAGAAGGGGGCTGAAGCCACCTAAGACTTAACAGAGATCGTTGCAGATCTGCGTTAGAGACTCAGCTACTTCCACTATGATCCTGAGCGGCATGAACCGCTTTTATATGCTCCAGTTGACCTGCTGAGCTTTCgtctgccctggcagccaagatcTCACTGTGGATGTCTGCTGTCCCCTTTTAGTGCTCTTCCAGAAGCTCCCTCTCACCGAGTACCCCCTGTACCTCCGGCTGCTGGCAGGTCCCGACACAGATGTGCTCAGTTTCgtgctgaaggaaaatgaaacaggGGAAGTTGAGGTACGTTGGTGActcttttctcttggtttttaCATGAACGTTAAGAGCGTTGTGGAGCGTGTGGCAGCATTGCGGAGCTGGGAGATGTACGGCAGAGGCAGCACGGGTGAAGTGGTGCCACGCAAGCAAGGCTGTTTCCCTCTAATGGGTTTGCCTTCTAAAATACTGAGTGTGATACCAGCTTTTCTCCAAACTTAAATTACCAGCTGAATGGACTGGTTGtaccttacttaaaaaaaaaaaaaaaaaaaaaagtttggtcaCTTACTGCTCCTAAAttatgttgatttttaaaaaaattaaacttgagCTGTGAAAATGCTGAGGCCAGTTTTGATGGCCAACCTATAATCTGTTTACAGAACCAAGCAATGCTACCCCAGAGTTAATCCTCAACAATTAGATTAGCTTAACACTGTTGTAAGTAATCCACTAATTTAAGTAGAAGCCAGGGACACTCAGGTAATAAATTCGCAAGCAGTTTTTGGTTGCAATAATGCTCCCCACCACAATGAAGGCAAATGTTGGGAGCTTCTGCATCCTGTGGGATTCTGCCTCCCATGCTGGGAGCAGATCCATGCCGCGGGGTGGTTCAGGACGTGCCGTGCTGCCAGAGGAGCGGGACTGCAGTTGGTAAGGATGCCGCAGGAATGCTGGCTTCCCGCGGCAGTGCTGAGCAGACATAAAGCAGTATTTATTAAGTGATTGCAATCACCAGCCTGTGGCCTGCCTGTTCCTTGCTGTCAGCCCGACGCTGTTGTAGGTGACAGCCGGAGCAGCCTGTCTGCTGGCACCCCATGCCACGAGCTTTACTGAAGCTCGAACAGTTTCgataattttgcaataaaataaagAGAATTGGCTCCTGCTGGCTAGCGTTGCCTCCTGGGACCTCACTCCCCCTTCGTAACAAGAAGTGCAGGTGAATGTTACATCAGTTACTCCCATATATTTTTCAATTCCTTAGTTAGCTGTGTCATTCCTTGCAGGGGGAGCTTTAATTCACCTGAGTAAAGATGATTTCTATTAAATCTACAGTCTCAGGGGCTCAGGACTGAGATGGTCCTTTATGGTGTAGCCCATTATCCTGTTCCTCTCACATGAGGCTGTGAGATTAAGCTATCTGGAGATCAGATCCATGTTTACATGCCTTTTATTGTTCCTCTTCGCAGATTCAGGCGAAAACCCCCATAAAAGCAGTAAAGTGAATGGTGTGTGCTTACTTTCcctctgtttctgctctttttgcAGTGGGACGCATTCTCCATCCCAGAGCTACAGAACTTCTTGATGATACtggacaaagaagaaaaggacaaaatccAGCAAGTGCAAAGGAAGTATGAGAAGTTTAAACAGAGACTGCAACAGACCTTGAAAGAAGCCAGAGGCAAGCCTGGATAACCCTTCAGGAGGCACTGGGCATCAGACTAAGCtagatattatttttaaaatgaaaagacactTCTCAGGACACCTTATAGTAGTCACTCTCCCTCTTCATCCTTCCATTAAGGACTGGCTCACAGCACCCATAAAATGAGCgtattgcattttcttcttctgaaacCTCTTATCCCAGGACCAGAGCCAGTCAAAGAACAGGAAGCCTGTTTTAAAACTGTGCCTGTCAACAAACCAAACACAGCTGCtggtttgcttttcagctgtaCCATCAGATGGAGAAGCTTCATGGAAAATGCTTGGTGTTAAGCCCAACAGGAACATCTACTGGCTAATGTTTTGAGCAGGGTAACACTTGCTGTTCACACTCCTCCCAGCAACTTGCTTGTTCTTGTTTGGAGGTGCTGCGGCTCATTGCGTGAGCCCACGTGGCCGAGTTCTCGTTTCATAAGTAGAGCACAGGAAGCAGCAGATAAAAAGTGGAGGAGGTTGTTGCACCAAACCACGTGGGTGTTGCAGCTGTAAGCAGTGCCGGACAGACTTGTTCAGGGCTAAGATAGCCAGGGCAATGTCAAGTTATGACACCAAGGCAGCTGCAACACCCAAACAGTCTGTTAGTAAGTATTACTGAAACTTGGTAATATTAATTCCAGGAGAAGTCATCCATTTTGATTCTATTTAACTTCCAATTTTGAAAACAGATACCCCTGATGCTTAGCTGAGCCAGTGTTTTACCACTTTTTCTGCTCTATAGGAATTGGGACCTATGTTTTAAGAAATTCTGTTTGAAAAGTGTAAAGATGATGGTTGGGGCACAGGCCAATGGTTCGATATTGAACGTTTAGCAATACATATCCAACAGATGAACGCAGGAAAACTCAAAATCCCTTTCACAACTCAAACTGATTTTGAGCTATGAACGGGTCTGGCACTGAGGGAGAGGAGCTCCAACCAGGGCCAGGGTGTGGAGGTGGCACCGCAGGCTGCCTGTGTGGGAAAGCCTTAGCACCAGGAAGAGTAAGGTAACTATTAGCCTCAGATGCTTTCCGCCCACCACTCTCTCATGCTGTGCTTCCTCTGCTAACCCTCCTTGCACTGCTTTCCTACTGCTCCTGTCCATGACACGCCATTCTCTCCTGCCCTGTGCCACTCTGTACATGTCatgttctccttccctccctccccactcacAATCGGTGCTCTGCCTCCTTGTCCGGGATGGTCACCAGGTTTTGCTCTCTACATGGAGCTAGGAGAGGACAgaagtctctctccctctctcaggGCTCCCACCGTCTCCAATGCATGCACTGCGCATCCTTCATAAAAATCCTTGAGCTGGAGCCTCGGTTACTGCCATAACCCTAACCAGAGACCCTGATCTTGCTGATGCCATGCAGTGATCACTGAAGGCTCCAGGGATGCCAGTCTGAGAGAGGATGGTCCCCATGTTTACTCTCAGTGCTTTGTACCAAGCACGCTGCACACAGCCAGGTTCAAGTCTTCCCTCTGTTTACACAGGGCACCACAACAAAGCATAAAGAGAAAACGGAACATTAATACTAGCCAGATTCCGATGGAGCATGTGAAAGGGTTTCATATTGACTTGATGAACAAGTGGCCCTTTGAGCTCACTGTAGACTGCTGTGATCCCACCTGCGTGAAGTGGGAAGGGAGGCAACAGGTTATTGGGTAACAGTTACCACAGAGACAATGTGGAAGAGTCTAAAATTTAcctcagtgcctttttttttttttccttaggtgtgAAAACTTTGCATTTTGGGCTAAGGAGGAAGTTGGAAGGGGCTTTTGTCGAGAGGCCTTGTCAGTCCTGTCCCCCTAGTTACCTAAAGTACTGTTGTGATGAGGCTGCTTTTGTCCATAGAGGGACGAggaactgttttgtttctttcttgaaGGTGactgcttgggattttttttttttttttccagatttgtaCTTGAGTATGTTTGTTTATAAACCGTAAGAGAGTAACAGCATCACTTAAAGCCCCTTGGTTTGTATAAATGCCACTTTCTGCAAGCTTAGTTCCAGCTCATGGTTTAGTCAGTAGTATAAAAGGGTTTGCTAACAGGGCTATGGCCTCTGGCACGCGGTGCAGGACGGGCCTCCCAGCTGTACTGTACTCTACACCCAGATGACCTTTAACAATGTGGCAGCAGCCCAAATAGAGCAACAATTTTCATGCTCTGGGGCTGTTTGTCCATTTACAAGAATACTTATTACTTCACCATGCACTTGTGAAgtaatttaaataacatttatctAGTGCTTTGAGTCTTGAAAGCACTGTATAAATACTTCTGTTCAGTCAAGAGGAAGAACACTGTAAAAACTGCCATTGGTTCTGAGAAGTAAGATCCAGATACTTGTTTTTAAATCCCTTATCTTTCTGGCTAAAAGttgtaaagatttcttttttcttgttgttttctaCTAGAGTTTTGGTGActgtctccctctcccttcctggaACCCAGCATGTCTTTGACATTTTGTAGAAGGCATGGCTTCTTATGCAATTACCGTGAATGCTGCTGAAAACCTCCTGCAAAGAGGAGggctgtttcttttgttttgaggCGATATGGGGCATTTGAAGAATTGGTAGATCTTGAAACTCAAATTCTCAATGGTCAGTTGAGCTGTGGCTAGGATAGAAGTATTGGCCCCTTCCTTAAGCGCAAAATACTGTTGGCAGTGCCTTTGGTTAGTATATTGTCTTGCCTAGTTCgtgtgaatttatttttcacGTCTAttgtaaaacatgtaaaataatgtGTATAGAATGGAATAGTAAAGCTTCTATGGCAAAGTGAAATGCATTTTTgcaatgctgtaatttatttttactacTCCCCAGTAATTctatggcatttttaaaaaatgtctcacTTCTTCCAGCTTTTTTGAAGGTTCTGAAACTACTTGTTCATATGCAGACAGTGTAAAAAAGACAACGATAATAAAACTGTCAGTAAAGAAATCtctttaacttccttttctgGCGCCCTCCTATGGAACTTTCATGTATTAAATCTAAAGGGAAAATACAGGAATCCTTCCTAGAAGTTAATTTAAATTTCTTAACCCTACTGTAAAGTGTTTAAGCTTCAGCTAAAGAAAGAGGTACAGAACATCTACCCCTGTGAAACCTGACCAAAGATGTCCATAATCATCTCTTAATATTTTACCTGGATTTGACAGAACTGCTACCCATATCTACCTGTGATAAATTACAGTTAATGtcataaattaaaatgtatttattatatataaaagTAATATAAACCATAAAAATCCAGCTAACAGAGTTCATTCTCAGTGCTGGAATGTCTGATACTAATACCTGGAAATGTTTAAAAGGATAAAATCTAAAACCAAATGGGTTTTACTTCTGACATACACAACCTATGGCACAACACACTGGACTGTTCTAGAACAATGTGTTGGAATATACTTGCTTACATTTCAGTGGAGGTTCTACTACCATGCCTCTTGCTTTGCATCTTTTAGCAAAATATTAAACTAGCCAAAAGCCACTGTAGCCAGAAAACCAGTGCACCATTAGGAAGTTCTAGAAAATACATGGAAGAGGATAATGCTAGGGGttttattcagctttttatttttatgaaaaatggaCAGCTGGAGCAATATTATTATTTGGGTGAATCCTAGACCTTGTAGACATCCAGGACTCATTTTTGAATGAATAGAGCCTGTACCTTATCCTTGATTTGTTGGCAGAACACTTCTATAAATAATGAGATCTGAGTAATTCTTACAGTAGATTTTTCTCTTACTTCCTCCGGCCAAGCTTTGGAGCCTTCTCAAGGCCTTGAATATATTTCCGAGGTAGCTGGTATTCTTCTGCAACATAACCAAGAGTTCACTTCAGGTAAATATTCAGAGCTCAAGAATTAAAATCTGTATCTTGTTGTAACCAGTCCCAGCCCAGTTCCAGAATCGACTTACCTAGCAGCATCTTGGCCAGATGATGGATTTGGTTGCCTTGGATCTGGACCTGAACTCTGTCTTTTGTTCCTGGTACTGGGGTGATGGTGGCACTGGCTTGTACTTTCTGTTGCAGAATGTTGGCCACACACTGTGGGTCTAGACCATACAGCTCAAGGTTCTTGATAATTGTCACCTACAGGTTTTAATAATTATTGCAAACATCACTGCTGTAGGTATTAGCAAGTCACGTCTCATTCATCCCAGAAAAACGAGCTGCCAAAGCTGCTCTCAGAATCTGGGCTTCTGCTCAAA
The Harpia harpyja isolate bHarHar1 chromosome 19, bHarHar1 primary haplotype, whole genome shotgun sequence DNA segment above includes these coding regions:
- the RASSF5 gene encoding ras association domain-containing protein 5 isoform X3, with amino-acid sequence MTIGSSMSSGYCSLDEDLEDCFFTAKTSFFQSTPNKVPAKNVTQTVEEEKPEPPTIQEIKQKIEKYNAKVTNCLLMKLNDDGTYTGFIKVHLKLRRPVTVPAGIRPQSIYDALKEVNLADMTDKRTSFYLPLDAIKQLHISSTTTVSEVIQGLLKKFMVVDNPQKFALFKEMRKDGQVLFQKLPLTEYPLYLRLLAGPDTDVLSFVLKENETGEVEWDAFSIPELQNFLMILDKEEKDKIQQVQRKYEKFKQRLQQTLKEARGKPG
- the RASSF5 gene encoding ras association domain-containing protein 5 isoform X2; translated protein: MESNTSRGSRSYFADCRYTCHQECRSLIQLDCRRPGQCQSQLSPESTLLPPCTQNVTQTVEEEKPEPPTIQEIKQKIEKYNAKVTNCLLMKLNDDGTYTGFIKVHLKLRRPVTVPAGIRPQSIYDALKEVNLADMTDKRTSFYLPLDAIKQLHISSTTTVSEVIQGLLKKFMVVDNPQKFALFKEMRKDGQVLFQKLPLTEYPLYLRLLAGPDTDVLSFVLKENETGEVEWDAFSIPELQNFLMILDKEEKDKIQQVQRKYEKFKQRLQQTLKEARGKPG
- the RASSF5 gene encoding ras association domain-containing protein 5 isoform X1, producing MASPVVGPCPPRPLPPSVPASMRRRRPPPGPPVPPEATTGRSPGSPGGARAVRLRRRLRRRGGTPRLLPDVRSIFTVPGETAERGRGHRFVLRPPPRGWCDLCGEAVRERALRCDYCRYTCHQECRSLIQLDCRRPGQCQSQLSPESTLLPPCTQNVTQTVEEEKPEPPTIQEIKQKIEKYNAKVTNCLLMKLNDDGTYTGFIKVHLKLRRPVTVPAGIRPQSIYDALKEVNLADMTDKRTSFYLPLDAIKQLHISSTTTVSEVIQGLLKKFMVVDNPQKFALFKEMRKDGQVLFQKLPLTEYPLYLRLLAGPDTDVLSFVLKENETGEVEWDAFSIPELQNFLMILDKEEKDKIQQVQRKYEKFKQRLQQTLKEARGKPG